The following DNA comes from Miscanthus floridulus cultivar M001 chromosome 5, ASM1932011v1, whole genome shotgun sequence.
AAAAACAGCACTATAGTACCAGTCAGCTTAGTTATCAGCTTAGCTCAGTGTAATTGATCAGTTCCGTCATGAAGATGCATTTTCTTGTCGCAACGTCTTGAAGTTAAGAACAAGCTCCTATTGTGATCATCGtagcatgtgtatgtggttgtcggccatcgtgccgttagtTTGATGTGTacgtggttgtcggccatcgtgccgttggctTGTTgcaggtgctgccgaaatttacaattgacactattatATTCATTTGTTGCAGAATAGGCTATTGCTAGGATTATTCCCCAccgtcctcgactcgtcactttgtaggacagcaaggtgaggcatcctacacccctctttTCATATCATGTTtatatatcacgtaacctagctaaGTGTCTCCCatttgaaagagatacggttgaaaatatgcagatctttgcatatctataaccgtatctgttttgaattgtccacgttttttggacagctcgAGGATATGTAGATGGAGTTAGTTTCCATACTCTACTTGGATCTAAGACAGAGTTTCAGCAGCATcttcctgttgttctccggatacacaatctccctgccaggacatgtatttggagaacagcggggagatgctgccgaaattctatctcggataggagtagagcatagaaactaaccccatctacacatcctcgggtgggattatgacctatcttcacctattagacagtataggAGCCTGTAGATgtaattgatttttatattacttggtgatatgttagaggatggatgactgtGAGTTGATATACACGGGCTGCTCTAGTCAGGGTTCGATGACCGATGAATGGATTgcgaagaccgatgctttcttggaactagcatttgcaagggttaaaagaGCGTGTGACGTCATTAGCTGCTGTTAGCCTTCATAGTTGAGGAAAAAAAGACTACTAGTGTTgtttaatcttgtctcacatatgccaatctcttcttctttgtgcagCATAAATCagcggcatcgaatgagcctcatgacccagcCTCGTCGTAGCggaactcgtggcctaagtgaAGCCCTGTCGCAGTGAACTCGTGGCCTAagtacttgtgattttatttgtatttgtatttgtggattacctgtgactacttgtggttgtgaatgaactTACTTGTGATTCTAAAGTTTATTTGCATctatgtgttgtcgatatatctatatgaactgcctgtgatacctattgtgaactatctgtgatggatgtgatgtttatttgaataTGGTACGTGGCTGTGACCAAACCTAATAAACTGATTATTTGtgacagctttgccgagtgtaacactcggcaaagaggacttttaccgagtgccaggtgtaaaacactcagcaaactagACACGTGGCAAAATTCGGTgcattctgggactaaaatggcatctttgccgagtgtctgccctatgacactcgacaaagaagccaaATTCTGTGGATTTTGGAacgatctttgccgagtgcccacactttgacacacggcaaaaaaggcgctttaccgagtgcccacgCATTGACACACGGCAAACAAGCTACGTTTGCCGAGTACCCAAactttgacacacggcaaaaaagCAAGATTTGCGAGTGCTCACactttgacacacggcaaaaaggccaggtttgccgagtgcccaaactttgacacacggcaaaaaagaaagctttgccgagggcctaatatttgacactcggcaaacgcgccGTGACCGTTTCCACTCCGTCACACACTTTTTttcgccgagtgtcatttttagctctcggcaaagtctttgccgagtgtccgacagaaaacactcggcaaagctactaTTTGCCGGTACTGTAGATTCCGTgtgctctttgtcgagtgttaccgagtgtttttcgggctttgccgagtgcctgtggcacacgacaaaactactgtttccggtagtggctGAAACTTTTCTTTAAACATTCCTACATTTAGGACCTGTTTGGAggggctccggcggctccggctccggctactGTAGCACCACTGTAGAGGAGCCGCCGGAGCACCTAATTGAAGGCTTCTCTGGCTCCACCTTTTTTCACGTTCATTtgtgccggagccggagccgttttttcCGATGCTACAGTGATCTACAGTGTTGCACAGTGCAGTTGGAGCCGGAGCCGCTGGgcaaggagccctgccaaactgGTTCTTAAATTCACTTGTAATGATATCCATATCAATCTGATCCAATATCTTTCTTCTATATACATAAAGTAGCCAAACTATTTGTCTATTTATCTGAGGATTATCATTGTCGTTATGATTCTGTTAACTCGTCTACTTGTTTATTGTCATTTTATTTCTCTCGCTGTCAGATACATATTTTGTAAATGACATGAAGGTGCTGAAATTTAGAGAAACAATTAGTGCGAGTACACGAATAAATTTACTAGATTAATCTTAGCAGCTACCACGAAGAAGTTGGAAATATCAATAATATATATCCCTAGACAATTATCCAATCAGTCAATTATGACGCTACAATGAAAATGTAACTTTATCTATGGCAACATAAGTGCACTTTTGAATATAGATTTTATAATAATATAAGATAATAATCTGGTATTGTAAACATTAAgaattttttaatataaatttcATCAAACTAAAATGGTTTGATATTAGACAACGATTAGAGAGAATGCCGGACAAGCTCAAAATATCTACTACCTCTAGCCGCACGCAAAAAAGGTTATGGACGTCTCTTTCCGCGCGGCGAGCCGGCGACAGAGCCCATTTCTAAGCTTATCTCCAAATCGCACAGCCATCCGCTTCTGTCGTCTCATCCCATCATCCGTCATGGCGGCCTCCTTCCTCAGGCCCCTCCTCCCTCCCCAACCCCTCCTCTGCGCCCGCAGACCCCACCTCCCCACTGCTCTCACCACCACCGTACGCTGCACTGCCGCGCCCAAACCGGCAACCTCGACGCCGAAACCCAGCCAGGAAGAGGCCAACATCCGAGCACTACAGCAAGTAGTACCGCAAGTAGAACCCAACGGCGGCGCCGCCACTCCGGACGAGGCGAACGGCAGCAACCCCAACAGCATCCCCGACGAGGAGACCCCGGCGTCGGCGACGGTGACCACCTCCTTCGCGGTGGCTCGGCGGCTGCCGTCCGCCATCTCCCCGGACCGGCGGCCGCGGACGGCGCTGACGCAGGAGGAGCCACCCAACTACGAGATCGGGTGGAAGCGCACCAAGCCGCTGCCGCTGGAGAAGTCCCGGGGGTGGGCCATCGCCGACTTCCTGGAGAAGCTGGACGGCCTGCTGGCGCGCGGGCGGTACGGGTCCGCGCAGCTGCTGGGCACCGTGGCCGGCGTGGTGACGGAGCGCGCCCGCGAGGAGGCCGAGGTCCTGGTGGCCGAGGGCGGCGTGGAGGAGCGAGTCGTCACGGAGGTCTTCCGCGTGCTCCGCCTCGTGGAGATGGACGTGGAGATGGTCAAGGCCGCCGTCAAGGAGGAGACCGTCAAGGAGCGCGTCGAGACGGCGCGCGCCCGCTGCCGCCAGGCCATCCTCGTCGCCCTCTCGCTCTGAAACTGATGACACTATATATATAGTCAAGGGAGATTAGCGTGATAGTATTGGTTTTTTCGGTTACTGGAAATCAATCTTGCCGCGTGCTGGGTTATCTATctggaaaaaaaaaatctctgcACTCAGTGGATGCAGTATACATGGGCAGGGTATGCTATTGCTGCCTGACAGCGTCATGCCGTGCAAACAAAGTGTGAAACTCCTGATCCGGTCGCCTGATCGCGATCGTATTATGGCCTTATGGGCGATCTGTACAAATCTGTACTGCCGATCTAGGAGAGCTCCTCTCCTTTGTTCATCTTGACCTTCACGTTCAGTTTGTCCATTAGAATTGCGTGGGTTCAGCACCGGCTTCTCCACCATCTGTTGGAGCTATCCGTTGTTCAGGGAACACGGGGTACTGCACCCAAAGTTCCCAAAAGCGGTATTAAGCGGCTGCTTAAGCGCGCTGAAGCACTACGCGGGAGGCTGCTGCTTCGCTTCGGGCCATAAGAGGCCCCTAACCGGCGCCGGCGCTTCAGCGGACGAGGACGCGCGTGGAGCGTGGAAGCCGCTGAGGCGGAGAAAGGCGCCGCGGAAGCCCTGCTCCGCGGCCGCTCAGCAAGCCAGCGACCGGGCGGGAAAGGCAGCGCGGGAAATGGGTGCACGCACCGTGTGGAAGTTCCAATCGGGCGCGCGCCGTGCGGAACCCGATTCGGGCGCGGGAGAGGAGGGGATAAAAGCAGAAGAGACttcccgccgccgcccgccgcccgatGCGGGACGCCCGCCAATGCCAGACCGACGCTCGACGCCCGCCGACTGCTGATTCGAGCCGCCGCTGGAGGAGGTCGAGCTCGTCGGTCTCTTCCCCAAGTCCAACGTCTCTTCCCCAAGGTCGAGCTCGAGCCACCCCCATCTCCGGTGTCGTCCTCTCGATTCTCTTCCCCACGCTCGGCAAGGTGAGCTCCTCTGCCTCTGCTTGACTTCTTCACTGTCCGCTCCTCTCTCCTATGCTTCTCCGTTCGTTCTCCCTTCCCTtctcctccctccccttcctttGAGTCCTAATGTGTGCTACACTGCTACTGCTAGGCTCCAGTTCCATATAGGTGTGCGCATGTGCAGTCTTGGATTGCTAGATTAGTTTATGCCTAATTCCTTCCTTGCTTTTCTTGTACAGATTAGTAGAATAcatattttttgttttgttttgttttgtgctTTTAGATTTCTTTTTGTGTTGTGCAGCACTACAGATTAGTGATTAGTTAGTCTATGCCTAATTCCTttgcttcttgtccttgtctagaTTAATAGAATACTAATTAAGTAATTATAGGACGGAGGTTGCTGGGACACAAGCAATAGGAGAATCCCAGTCAGCAGTAGAGGAAGCTTTGTCTCTCAAGAGGAAGTCAGATGATGTAGGATGTGAATATGGGTATCTATGTGATCCTACAAATATTAACAAGTTGAAGTGCAAGCTCTGTAAACATGTGAgcatagggggggggggggtcgtatGAAGCAACACATAGCAGGTGTTGGGAATTCTATGGCTAAATGTGAAAAGAGCACAGAGGAAGATAAAGCAAAGTGTAAGAAAGCACTAGATGCAGCAGCAAATAAGAGGAAAGAAAAGGCTATTCGTGAGCTCAATCTTAGAGAAGAAGTGTCTGTTTCTCGAGTTTCAGGAGAAGGAGAGAAAGAAGGATCCTATCTTGGCAGCTTAGAGCCTCACAAGTTAGGTTCCATTGATAAGTGGACAAGGCCAATTGATCCTAAATCAACACAAGCTGAAGTCTTGAAGCAACAAAAGATAAACAAGAAACTTTGGAAACAGAGAACACATGAGGTGCAACAGTATGTTGTAAGATGGATGTATACACATGGTAATTCACTAATCACCTCCCTTGCATatacaattctagtattcttCATGTACATTATTGTTTGAAAATACACATGGTAATTAACTTGTATTCTTTTCTCTATTTCACAGCCATACCATTTAAAGCTATTGACAATGATGAGTTTGTACAAATGTGTGAAGCAATTGGTCAATTTGGTGTTGGATTTGAACCTCCTTCTCAAGATCATTTAAGGGGGGTTTTGTTGAATGAGGAATATGCAAGAACCAAGAGTTTGCTGCAGGAACGTGATGCTAAAAAGGTGAAGAATGGATGCTCTATCATGACTGATGCCTGGTCTGATAAGAAGAGGAGAAGCATAATGAACTTGTGCATGAATTGTGCTGATGGAACAAGTTTTATCAGCTCAAAGGAGATGTCAAATGTGTCACACACAAGTAAAGTCATCTTTGAACTAGTGGACAAAGCAATTGAAGAAATTGGCCCTGATGATATAGTGCAAGTAGTGAATGACAATGCTTCTAATAACATGGGAGCAAAGAAGTTATTGCATGAGAAGAGACCAAACATATTTTGGACCTCATGTGCAACTCACACAATCAACTTGATGCTGCAAGGAATTGGCAGCCAAAAGAGGTTCCAGAAGGTAATTGACCAAGCAAAGGCATTCACTACCTTTGTGTATGGGCACACAAGAACCTTGGAATGCATGAGACACTTCACAGAGCGTAGAGATATAGTCAGGCCGGGAGTAACAAGATTTGCTTCAGCATTTCTTATTTTGGAAAGCATTCTAAAGAAGAAAGATTAGTTACGAAAGATGGTGATTCATAGCAAGTGGGATGGACTGAGGGAAGTGTCATCCAAAAAGGAAAGGCTGCAACAACAACAATGATGAATCCAAAATTTTGGAAAGAAGTCAAGATGTGTTTGAAAGTTTTTGAGCCTCTAGTAAAAGTTCttcgtttggttgatgggaaTGTGAAGCCATCTATGGGTTTCTTGTATGGAGAATTATTGAAGGCAAAGAGAGAGATTAAGCAAGTTTATGGCAATGTGAAGTCTCGCTACAAAGATGTCATGGCTATTATTGATAAGAAGATGGAAGGCAGGCTTAATTCCGCTTTGCACCTGAGTGCATACTTGCTGAATCCTCATTACAGTTATGCTGATGCTTCAATATTTGATGATGGCACTATAATAGAAGGGTTTATTAGTTGTGTTGAGACTTTCtatcatgatgatgatgacaagcaaGATTAGGCTATAAATGTTGAACTGAGGAAATTTCAGAATAGAGAAGGTTCCTTTGCGAAGAAGCTTGCTAGGACTTATCAAAACTTTGACTTTAACCCAGGTAACAAGTTCTATATAGAACACCCTGAAATATTTATGTTCctgcattttttatttattttagcaAAACTTAGTTCTCTTAGTGTttgttttagcatcttggtggaaACTCTATGGAAATGAAACACCTGTTCTACAAAGGATGGCTATGAGAATTCTTTCACTAACTTCAAGCTCCTCAGGCTGCGAAAGAAACTAGAGTATTTTTGATTTGGTCAGTAACCTGTAATCTCAAGTCCGAATATTCAGTTTATTCTCCAACCTGATTTGCTTATGTTCTTAATTCTTATGTTTATTTGTAGGTACATACTAAGAAAAGAAATAGGCTAACTACAACCCGCCTAAACTCTCTTGTCTTCATATAATTCAATTCCAAACACATGAGCAAGAGACAACAGATTAAGTCAAAGAAGATTACTGATGTTCTCTTATCCAATGATTTCATGCAAGCTCAAGGTTTCATGTTTGATGGTGGAGATGAGTGTGCAACAATTGTCTAtgaggatggtgatgatgaagAAATGTTCGGTACAGGGATACGTTGGACTGTTATTGGAGAAACAATGGGAGCAAGTGAACAACTAGAGCTGTGTCGAAGTTCAAGAATAAGAGAGCTCTATGCAGAAGAGGAATTTGATTCTAAAGAAGAGGAATTTGACAATAAGGATGGGCTAGATGGCATAGATGAAGATGAATGAGTCAGCTGGAATGATGGCATCTTTTGTTATGTATATCTATGCATTGCCAGTTGTGTTGTACTATCATGCTCATGAGTGGGCTGCAATGATATATCTTTTAATTTGGAACTAAGTGGGACCTGAAAATATGGTTTATGAACTTTAGATGCAATGTTATGTTCTTATGAACTAAGTAGTAGTGTTCTTGCCATTACTATTCGCCTTATCTGTTTATAAATATTTAATCATGAGGTATATTTTTTGTTTTACGAACCTAATCAACATTTGATGTTTCTCATATCAGTGACAGTTAGGAATATTACAACATGAAACCAACAATTACTGAGCTCTACAAGTCTAGGAATAAGATCAAATAAGGTATGCTTTTATTTATACTTCTCAAGTTCACGGCCTATTACATGAATATGATTTGCTATAGTACAAAATACTTAAGCGACTCTTTGTACGCTTAAGCCCGCTTAAGCTCTAAGCGGCGGGTCACCACTCGCTTAGCGCTTAGCGCTTTTTTGAACTTTGACTGCACCAAGGCCGCACATTCCTCGTTATCTTGCCCGATTAAAACCGGGAGCGGCACCTGATGCAACTGCAAACAAGTACATGAACTAGCATCTCAACTCAGCCCATTTCTGTAGTAATTTGGAGGACAAATGCCTCAAAATCCCCTTCGGACTTTTCCATGCCCCTCTCTCGTGACCAAATGGAAAAAGGTCTAATTTACCTCCAACTATCGTGGTCGTCCGATTTTCCTTCTTAAGCTATGTTCGGCTGCCATTATAAGccgcttatcagtcatggtatatTATTTTCTCTCTCAACAAATTAGCCGTATAAATCAGCACAAGCGGCTTATAGaccagccgaacagagccttAATCTACAAAACCAATTTTTTAACCTCCCtcgaacttttaaaaccgttcaacTTTGCACCCTGGACGGTTTTGATGATGGTTTTACTGATGTGGCACCACGTCAGAGGAGTAAATCGGACTAAGTTAAAAGTTCAAGAAGGTAAATCGGACTACACgtaatttttataaataaatatcTAAAAATTTGTAAAAGTTTAAAAATTATCTAAATATATATTTTATGTGAAAAATAATacaattaaaaatcctaaaacCTGGTTTAACATTAAAAAATTCatgaaaatatgtttttaacttagaaaattatgaaactagttttagatttttttctaaaatcatgctataTGTTATGGTGCCTAGTTTGAAATATCTTGTTTATGTCACTTGATTGAATCAAGATATTTCAAGCTACCATCTAAAACTAGAGACATAATATCAAGTGAACTTTCAACTGGTCGGATATACCTCCTTGAACTTTCAACTTAGTCTAATTTACCTTCTCTGACATGACATCACATCAATAAAACCACCATAAAACCATCAGAGTGCAAAGGTGAACGGTTTCTAAAAATTGAGGGGGTTAAACAACTAGTTTTATAGATCGATGAGCTACTGATCAAATCTCCTCCGACAAGAAATATGGCCCGGCCGGGTTTTTTTAAGGAACAACCCAATCGGAGATAAGTCAACCAGCTATGGATCTCCTCCGACAATAAATATGGCCCAACGGAGTTTTCTTTAAGGAAGAGCCCAGACAGGAGGTAAGTCAACCAGCTATGGGCTCTGCCTTTTTTTAGAAGGGTGGGCTCTGTCTTGCTGTCTTACTAGACACGTACTATTTAGGGGAAAAAGTCTATTTTGCGTCTCCCAGCTATTGAGAAAGTTAGTTTTTCCTCCCCCAACTTTAAAATCAGACATAGTTTCTCCCTTATCTCTCAAAACCGGTCACTTTACCTCCGTGGCTGTTTCCGTTGGTGTTTTTTTAtgtttattttggctgaatctttgaaaaaacatagtaaatcacagaaaaatcataaaataaaaaattcaattgcgttggactccacatgagtatttCTACCCAGCGAATATAtgatatgatatgctttagtataaagtttttgctgtaatcTTAgatctatatttttatataatgaagtcatagctgcagtttctctTGTCCAAATATGGTGAAACTTTTATGGTGGATTAATCATTGCATGCTTGAGATGTAGaaaaaatttcatgctcattgtaTCATATATGACTAAGTTATAGATTTATCTATTAATTTATCTAAGTTTATATAGATAAAACTATAACTCAGTCATGCATGATCCAACGAGCATAAAATTTTTGCTGCATCTCAAGAATTCAatgattagcccaccataaaaatttcaccataattggaccacaaAAAGTggagctatgaattaattacagaaaagcattgatctaaagctacaacaaaaattttgtactaaaacatataTCATATGtttattgtgtagatctactcatgtgtggagtctaacaaaaatttcatgctcattggatcatgtatgacTGAGTTATAGATTTAATTTCATTTAAAAACTAACAAACATAAACCTagataaatctataactcaatCATGCATTATTCAATGAGGATGAAATTTTCACTACAGCTTAAGCATGCAATGATGAGCcgaccataaaaattttaccacaatTTGATAAAAGAAAtaacagctatgaattaattataaaaaagaataaatataaagttacaacaaaaactttatactaaagcataccatatcatATGTTCACTACGTAGAACTACTCATCTGGAGTCCAATGCAATTGAATTTTCCATTTTATGTTTTTTctttgatttactatgatttttcaaacattcagcaaaaaaaaaacataaaaagaaaaaaaagaaaaaaccacCAACGAAAACAGCCATGGAGGTAAAGTGACCGGTTTTGAGAGATGATGGAGGAACTATGTCTAGGTTTAGAGTTGAGGGAAGAAAATGTGAGCTG
Coding sequences within:
- the LOC136452691 gene encoding protein CHLORORESPIRATORY REDUCTION 41, chloroplastic-like gives rise to the protein MDVSFRAASRRQSPFLSLSPNRTAIRFCRLIPSSVMAASFLRPLLPPQPLLCARRPHLPTALTTTVRCTAAPKPATSTPKPSQEEANIRALQQVVPQVEPNGGAATPDEANGSNPNSIPDEETPASATVTTSFAVARRLPSAISPDRRPRTALTQEEPPNYEIGWKRTKPLPLEKSRGWAIADFLEKLDGLLARGRYGSAQLLGTVAGVVTERAREEAEVLVAEGGVEERVVTEVFRVLRLVEMDVEMVKAAVKEETVKERVETARARCRQAILVALSL
- the LOC136452690 gene encoding uncharacterized protein; translated protein: MKQHIAGVGNSMAKCEKSTEEDKAKCKKALDAAANKRKEKAIRELNLREEVSVSRVSGEGEKEGSYLGSLEPHKLGSIDKWTRPIDPKSTQAEVLKQQKINKKLWKQRTHEVQQYVVRWMYTHAIPFKAIDNDEFVQMCEAIGQFGVGFEPPSQDHLRGVLLNEEYARTKSLLQERDAKKVKNGCSIMTDAWSDKKRRSIMNLCMNCADGTSFISSKEMSNVSHTSKVIFELVDKAIEEIGPDDIVQVVNDNASNNMGAKKLLHEKRPNIFWTSCATHTINLMLQGIGSQKRFQKVIDQAKAFTTFVYGHTRTLECMRHFTERRDIVRPGVTRFASAFLILESILKKKD